From the genome of Deinococcus sp. AJ005, one region includes:
- a CDS encoding Asp23/Gls24 family envelope stress response protein: MASKPAKQTKTPQPGEAHPEVEISKSVLMDIAATTITGIDGTEVAPTPLNVGEVLRNQTGARKPRALRVTRDGGSVSVDVGLNVDFGQNLVSVSRQVQRAVGENIELMTGLKVSAVNVTVQGVCVPTAPALRGQS, encoded by the coding sequence ATGGCAAGCAAACCTGCAAAGCAAACAAAAACGCCGCAACCCGGCGAGGCGCATCCCGAAGTCGAGATCAGCAAGAGCGTCCTGATGGACATCGCCGCCACCACCATTACCGGCATCGACGGCACCGAAGTCGCGCCCACCCCCCTGAATGTGGGCGAGGTGCTGCGTAACCAGACCGGCGCACGCAAACCCCGCGCCCTGCGCGTGACCCGTGACGGCGGCAGCGTCAGCGTGGACGTGGGCCTGAACGTGGATTTTGGGCAGAATCTGGTGAGCGTGTCGCGGCAGGTGCAGCGTGCGGTGGGCGAGAACATCGAACTCATGACCGGCCTGAAGGTCAGTGCCGTGAACGTGACTGTGCAGGGCGTGTGCGTGCCCACCGCGCCTGCGCTCAGGGGCCAATCTTGA